Within Montipora foliosa isolate CH-2021 chromosome 3, ASM3666993v2, whole genome shotgun sequence, the genomic segment ATTCGTTATGGCCGGTTGGTGTTCATAGCTGTTGCCACAATTTTGATCCTGTTCATGTGCCTGTTAGCACAATTCAGCTTTCGATCTTCAGGTGGGAAAGGTATCTTGGATCATGCTAAGGAACATTTCCAttactggtttcaaaaaacAGTGTTCAAACATAACTGGGAGGATATCAACTGTCGAAAAAAGCGTGCAAATGAAACAGTAGTTGAGGAAAGCTGGGTTTTGGAACTATCGAAGCAGCTTAACCTTCACATCAAGGGAACATCAGTTTTTGACAGTAATACTGGCTGCAATGAATGGCTTAAGGTGATAAGGAAAACGTATCCTGATATTAAAATTGGAGGTGCCCATAGGGATCAGTACGCGGTAGAATATGCAAAGAGGTTATTCAATGACACACCAGCCACATTTGGAACCATTGACCCAAATGGTAGGCTGACTTTTCTTCCAGATAGCACTACGTTCTCACATGCAATCAACTATGGAGGGCTAAAAGATTTAGGCGACAAAAAAATCCAATGTAATCTTGTTAGGGACCTCCTGCGTATTTTGAAACCTGGTGGTTCTTTATACCTTGGCCACAACGTAGAAGAAGACGAATGTCATGTATTAGACAAGTATTCAAACGTGGCCCTTCCTGGTTGTTATTGGTCAGAAATGTGCTTGAAGAATCGTTCTGACATTGCAGAGATCTACTACATTAAAGAGAAAGACCTCTTCGGTGCACATTCCCAAATTGACGACTGTTACACTGCAGTGTTCATTCACAAGAAAGTTATCATTTCCAAAGGAAATGATGGGCGTGAGGACCGCACACCAAGGTATATACCCCATGAGAAAATGTACTATTGTAAGGAAAAGGAAGCAGGCAGTGACACCTTGCCAGGAAAATTAAATGCTGCAATTATGCATATGAAATCTAAACATGTGGCGTTCCCTGGAGGTATGCTCCAAGGATATAAACTTGTTAAGAATTTGTACAACTCAAGGGAAAACATATCACATACTTGATTTTTCTTCAGGAGGGCACGAGGCTAAAAGCTTTTAAAGTACATGTGATTTGTGATCAGCGACAAAGATATGTCCAGCAATACACATTACAAGACGCAAAATGATTTGGCTAAAGGTCTCGGTGTCCCCTTATCGTGGTAAACACCTTCATCATTGTGGCTCTCTCACTCTGCTCTTCATAAAGTTAACCTAAAGAGTAAAGCTAAATGTAATGCTAACTTTATCTCTGTGTTTTTAACTAATAGTATGTAGTTAAATGTTTACATCAAGGGACACTTGAAGGGGCATCCGTGCATCTTTATTTGCAAAACTAGAACTGTCAAGAGGAATTCTATATCTACAGTCTTTCCTGCCAGTTCAAAATAGTGCGGATCAATTTGAAATACCCGAGTTTGAAATAATGGGGTTCAACTACACAGTTATAACTTTGTGCAACCTTAAAGTATGTCATGACTGTTCCATCTTGTTCATTTTGTCCAATATCCAATCACTGGGTTGGTGTGAGTGGTATGGGCCTTATTCatgcggcggccatattggccatagacaatagatttcgtaccctgaGCCTCttgttgaaatgtttgggaacgagtttcggtgtgCAAAAACAGAAGTTTTCAGTCCCTCGGGAccttcaaaatggccgccttcTGATTAAGGCCTATTGAAGTAAAGACACAATGTACAAGTCACTCTTACTAAGTTGTGTGCTCTTGCTGTTGTCAAAACCCtaaatttagtcatttcacgttaTTGTTTAGCCAAACAACAAGGTGCTACATGCGCTTGCCAcagtcttttttcctttttaattaatgaatattgttttgtggcCTTTTCATTCCCCTGGTCCTCGTTGTTTTGTAGATTCCCtattattttcctttctgtTGTTCTTAGACCAATTTGTTCCAACCTTTGGTTATTGGGACTGAAACTGATGAAACgtatattaatttttgtctgaTACTGGTggttacttaacaattattcgccgaaggtgaagtgattattggtgaatattcaccgagacgaagttgaggtgaatattcaccgataatcactgaacctgaggcgaataattgttttagtataaatacacaggtgattatttcaaaaaagagaaaaaaaaaacatttcaacgcgaaatcatcttcacttacagtggcaaaatgactactggcagccattttgtccgttgaggtgattatcggctgataatccgagatagcgagccaatgagagcgcgcgattttgtataatcacctgtgtatttatacttaACTTGGATTAACACTTCTTGTACTTCAAATAACTTTTCCCTCGTGTTCAAGGCACTCAGTCTGCCTTTTCTCATTCCAGTGAGGGTTTTTGGGTATACGGGATACAGGGGCTTTTTAAATCGggtataggacgttttcaaccaacctctggagacaccaataacaatagtgaaatgtacgacttctggtggacgaacaaaagaagctaatgagagatcttttgttctcGTCCACCGACATGGtgacgatgacgtcacgtgaaaaccacctatacgGTATATTGCAGCTTAAATACGGGTATTCGGTATATcgctttctttgaatttcaggtatacagtaacaatgcttccattaattttgggtattttggcgaATTTTTTTCGGGTATACTGGTATGCCACTACCCCTCCTGGCCGACCCTGACCagtaataatcatcatcatcatcatcatcattatcttcaTCAAACAAACGACAGTTATTATTATATCTCacaatcactttttttttccatttttttcaaggAGAGCATTTAAATTTACATCTGAAATGATTGAAGAATCCCTTTAGTTTTAAATCCCTTGGTGCGGCCGTCTTGAATAATTGCAACATGACTGTTACTATCCAAAAGGTTATCCGTAAGCACAGTAGGGACATTGTAACACGTCACAACAGTTGTTGTTCAAGATAGTGGTTCCTGGAAAATTAACTGTTTAAGTGAAAATAAGGGTTTTTTCAGCAACAAGCATATGGaaccattttaaaacaaatgtgaTTGTAAATACTTTTACTCTGGTTTAAGGTTATTCTCTCGTAGGAGTGGAGGTGCCTTTTTTAAGTGTGAATCTCGTACAGCCTTGTACAAATGCTCAACACTCCAATTGGGAGCCTataaaaatcaaatgaaattggattagttaaaattaaaattgttggttcttaaagtgcacctaaactcaaatgTTTTTCGTCtacaatattaatctccccaccaaatatgttttaccattcttacctcaaaattgCGCTTTTCATCTGCGGGGCACCAtgcgcaaagttatcaaaactagtgctcagtaatttggacccacgaccgtgatgcgAGAggaatgggtctattctcgattttacatCACAAACGGCTTTGCTATGCAAAatgtctttgaaaacaggaaattCTGCAAATGAGTTTGTGACGAAAAATCGAGAATAAACCCATGCCTCTCTCATCACGGTCATGGGTCCAAATGACTGTTAGTTCTGCCAAGGTTAAAGTGTCTCCCTAGAGTATTGCGAATACCCTCACTACAAggcacgagttacaaaaggaaacctagtTAATTTCTCTTGTAGTTTTCCCTGTAGAGGTTTTCCAGTATGGGTACTGATATAATAAAGCTTATTTTGgggtgtcaatttttggattatggctgttaccatggcaacatcacttCTAATGATAGGAAGATATGTTCTTATTTTTGacctaaattccttaatatttatacttttcttcagttaattttttttttattctttgccacattatggaaatgatatggCCTGACGTTTTGAATTGGTAAAAGTCAAGGTCGATCAgacggttttgccaatattctgtaatttgtcatttttctaaatatattcgatAAGCTCTGACACATATTAACAAATATAGGGTgtttgataggaactgtatgtggttagaactgagccaattttcaaaaaaatttactGAAGGGAACGCGAAAAAAATAGCACTTGGTCACGCTGACGTCATAAAAATCAGAAAAACGCGCGATTCAAAGCTTTACGCGCCATACTATTACCCAGCTTGCGCGCGGCCATAAAACCCTGGGGAGCCTCCGTGAGTTACGTGGCTTCCACGACACACATAAAGCAaaattctgggtaacaatgGTGACATACGTTTGGTTTGGATGGAAGAATTACAGTAGGaacaaaatatttgagtttTAGTGAGAACAGAAAACCAAAGGACCCAGGGAATAACCTTGGGGCAGAGTGGAGGACCAACAAACATACGTGTAATTACCGATCTGGCTGGTCTGACTACAAGAGCTGGAATTTAACCCAGGTTATACATTAGTGGAGGTGTATTTCTTACTTCCACAATTAACTTCTGGTTCTCCCTAAAACATTGTACACTTGACCCAGAAAACATTATCTTTTTGTAGAACCTTACTTACGCTTTAGTGATCCTTCTTATATTTTGTAAACAGCTCATAGGCAACAAATTTAAAGGTAAATAAATTGAAGTTGcttcaaaaaaaggaaagttgtAAATTCTGTCACtttttaaatgaattttaagttttataGCTCACCCAGCCACTTGTTCCTCATCGATAACTTCAATCTCGTCCGCagagtccacttttcttttggtcagcaccaagaacactgACTCTGGCCAactggccacttccaaggcaggaagtccgcaaatcgCGGACTTCCGGCTAATgtacgcacgctcagaaatttgaagcaacagtggttgtcaacggttacaaaaatggaccttcaatACCGCTGCGCATAATTTTTGAGGTGGCCAGAGTCCGTATTCTTGCTGTTGACAAAAGGAAAgtcggactctggggacgagattgcgaTAACCTAAAGTATATTTTTTTTAGTGTAGTAATAGTTCTTCGCAGTTGCCAGATACTTCTATTTCTCCTCTAAAACAACGAAGAAAACTGATTTTGAGTTAAACGTAGAGTGCTTCAAACATTGAAAATATGTCACGATGttgaaatgaaatattatttcccTACCAGAGCATAATTTTCTGAAGGTTCCACTCTTTACTGCCTCCACAACTTGCGTGTTGTAAGTCTATGGTTATACCCCCTCATTTGACTTTGCGTTAACGTTTTCAAAGGATCTCCAAATGGCTAAGTAGTTAGTGATATTACATGACTGAATGCACCCATACAACCTTGCATCATGAACCCGTTGTGTCAGCTTCCCACAAAAAGGGATGTGCTGCCTgatggggttgcattttcacgactggattcGCTAcaatggggttgcattttcaacagagttcgtGACAAAGTTACTGGAATGGAGtcgcaaattgttgggattttTGGACCAAGAAAAGTCTGGCTAGTGGGATTAAAAAATTCACCAAATGTGTGACTTCATTTTAGAATGATCTTGTTAAAAGAAGGGTGCTTCCGGGGAGCCAGGTTCGACTCCTGGGTGATTTTGGCGTACTGGTTTATCCTCATTTGGGCGTTACTCGGCACGGCATTTCATACCGCCGTGTTTAGTTAACAGCAATTTCGTTCGGCCATTGCACTACTGGGTCCGTGGCCGGGGAcgcctgaaaaacaaaaacattctaAAAAGTAACCGTAAAAATTTTCAAAGCTACTTTATATACGAAATAAAGTGATCTGCGCACTATATGAATAtgaaaaacaacatgaaatggGGTATTTCGATATTAGAGACCTTAAATTACGGGGTTTTTCTCTTAATTAACTTGGTTTCTGTTcaacctaaaagcatcaaacttggacagatatCCATTCTGAATGTTGTCTTTCATGATGGtttcaatttatcgattggttcaaatttgaaactcgccccagttccttGCGCAATTCCGGAAGGTTGCAATGGGgtttaaccgttagccgtaaaaggGCCAAAAATCTAACGGTAAGGCGAAAAAAGCTTAACATTTTACCGTTAGCCGTGAAACAACTTCTCGGACACACTTGTGAATGGCCAACTGGTTGGCCTCGGGCCAGAGGGGGGCAGCTGATTGTACTGAGAGTCGTCAGCATATATATCAGCGACACAGTGCTGCAATGCTTCGGGTAGATCATTAATAAATACAAGGAATAAAATAGGACCTAAAATACTACCCTGAGAATGTATCTagagaagcatacgaaacgtgaagttaataaaaaatacattttttaaaaatgtttatctcccgctgtttgtattttattcaGTCTTAATTAGGCGGCGATGGCCGAAGAACTAGATTTTATAatcaaaaaaaacaattaaagttACAGAAACAAAAGCCTGATCAGAAGATTTCAATCACCTAACCCAAAATTTCTCGCTCAACTTGGTGCTTGTTTTACCAGTATTTCGCACTTCCCGAGGCCCAAATAGCCGtgattagtatatactaaaaaagtGGATAAAattatcctttgctattcatctCCGAACAACTCGCGAATCAATTTTTCAtacgtctgtcctgttattgatgaTGAATTTCGTCACtgacattgtcaaagtagctatggatccacgaggcgatagccgagtggatccacAGGGCGAGTTAACCGTCAGGGCAGAGTTGTAGGGCGAGTTAACCTTCGGTTAAACCTATGTACAGGTTATAAGGGTTGATTACACTGCACAActgttctttgtattttttgtcACCTTTCTGGCCAAACGATAAATGTTGGACGATCCAACATGTTGGTTGCATGTTGGACAGTCCAACATGTTGAAAATTAGGGGGTGGCCAAACGATACCAAACATCCATATTCAACATGTTTGATCAAACATGAGACGCATTGGGTTGTGGGTGAGGATATTTCCCAGCGTACACCACGTTGTAAGATCTACGGATTTTTGCAACAAGAGAAATTTAAGCGTTGTTAATCAGTGTTATTAGTGCTTGACGAGCTTGAAGAAACCGAGGATAGAGCAAGTAAACGAGATAAAACAAGAGAATGATTCGAAGACGACAAGAGAGTGGTTATTTTACCAATATTGTTCTAAAACTAGCCGCCGAAGACACGCCAGATTACCACCAGATAAGATTACAAGTTTTAAAAAGTGTAATCTCTCCCAGTAAACCCACGTTGATTTGCAGCATTCGTTGCGTCCTTGTCCAGATTTCTTTGAGTTTGTTTTTGGCTAGTTCGCGGGCGAGCTGGGACCTTAGTCCAACAATTTTATTCCTAATATCACTCACAGATATATCGAGTTCCTCTTCGATCGAAGAATATGCTCTTTCTCTCTTGTCTTTCAGGAGGTAGTCGGCACAAAAAACATAAGCATCTATTCCCTTCCATCAAGCGGTCAGTTTCCTCGTCGCTCTAACGTCTTGCTTTtcgttttggtgtttttttttttttttttgctagaaGTTTGATCGATATTCTGCGCTGCTTCCTCGCTCGCTGACATTAATTtttggggagcttaagcacgcgcgtttttgagacgcggacggcaaccggaagataaattttcgcgtgccaggacagtggtgtctcccagatttttatcctaatcatctctaatggggaaAAGATCTTAGCAATTTAAATGTGTgtaaacaagttaaaagggaaacatctcacttccggttgccgtccgcgtctcaaaaactaCACTGACGCAAGCAAGCGGTGTCTATGGTAACGACTGAATTTGCGGGCACAATGCGCGTGCGCGCATGCAACATGTTGTTGAGACTGGCCAAACCAAGAAAATTTTCACGCATCCAACATGAgatcaaaagaaatgttggacgATGTTGGATGAAATGTTTGATACTGCATCAAACATgttccaacatcatccaacatgttgagtGGTCATCAAACACGGTGGCCAAacgataaaatgttggtttacCCAACATGTTGGATCGTCCAACATTTATCGTTTGGCAGGGTTAGTTTCATTTCTTGCAATGCTTCTCTGATCTCTCTTCCCTGCCTGCGCTCCCGCTGTTTTCCGATTGACGTAATCGTTTCTGTGCATTTGCATATTGCCGCCTTCATGGATATTTAGGCTGGCTTGGGGCCAAGAAGTGACTTCTGTTCGTTTTCATGTTACCAAGGCGAAGTCGCGCGTTTTGGAGAACTGTGATCATCGGAACCAGGATTGTCCGTTTATCAGCTCGTCAGAGAACCGGTTTAGCACTCAGAATCGAAATAGAGGTAAATGCGCGAGGCTTTTAACAGGTTACAAGAGAGgaacaaaattgtaaatacgCTTCAGGCGGAAATAACATTGAACTGGTGAAATAATGCCAAGTTTCCGGCAAAGCTGAACAACTGGGTTTGTTACAGCCACACCACGAAATAACCTGTTTCTTTTCGGTGACTTTATTCTTCTTTGACAGTTTCGTTGAAGATGTATATCTTGGTTCAGACTTCCATTCGAGACTCTTGGAATGAATCATGCCTCAAATTGAAATCAATCGCACACGGTCTCAAATTAATCTTTTGAAAAATGTAACATAAACCAGTCGCTCACTTTCATTTTCGTTTCGTTTTAAGGACATAAACATTTTGCGCTAACAGATTGAAGATTTAACTATGATCCAAACAAATAAATTCTTTAATCACAGTTCAGTGCGCAACAGATTTGCATGCAGTCTCTGACACTTGAAGACTACACAGAACGCAGACTAGCCCTAACTCACAATTAATGAAacctaaccgttttaaaatgggtgcttagacctaaataATGTTTTTCTGAGTTGTTACACACCTTAACGCATGTGTTTTGACTTAAAACGACTTTCTCATTAAAATCAAACTAGTCATCGGAGTCGATTAAGCTTTGTGTGTTTCCTTCGACCAGCTATCAGATCTTTCATTTAATAATCTACCTTGACCTTGTCGAAATAACTGTTTAATTTTAACGTTCTCAATTTTCACGATTTTAAAGTTTATTGTATATAGATTAAATTTCATATAATTTATTTTGCTATGTAATTCTTTTAGGGATGTAGCTTTATATGGGGATCTGGTTCTTCGTTGCTGTAACTCATTTGAAGTTTTCTTCAATAATGTTGTTATAAAGAATAAAgattacagaatttttttaaattctgtattcgtataggtaatcatacggtttcgagttcaatttggaattaatttgcacgagtgagtttttgaaaaagctgaaattgcacgagccgcttcggcgagtgcaatttcagctttttcaaaaactcacaagtgcaaattaattccaaattgaacgagaaaaaccgtatgattacttattaataatacaaacatgaaaaaattcgcgtggaaaaagtgccggaagatgtttcttgaagccctttttttcgcattcgagaaaaattttttcagagtttttgtacaaaattttggtcattgccgtttacatgagatcattggcctacaactttcccaatgtctttctgcaaatcaaaatccagaattacgatgtgtaatttgcactggtgttacactttttgcactggtgttacactttttgcaccggtgttacactttttgcactggtgttacacttgaactgcactgctctcagccaatcagaatcgagtaattttttcatgtgtattattatactTGTTAAAAGTAATCGGCGTAAAATATCAGCTCAGGCCTGGTCTTTGAAAGGGAGAGCGATACGGCTGAACAGTGTCAAATACGCTTGTTTCGGCCGCCGAGGAAACAAGCAGTGACTATGAGATGAgattatttaattttaacttaattCAATGCAAGTCGATCACACTCTCCAGAGCAATTGGACCAGGTGGACGAAAGCCGAAATGCACCGCGATCAAGAATAGTTTTTAGCAGGCTGCGTTTACATCGATCATCGATGTGACTCTTGAAGTGTCTGCTAAAGGCTATGCTTGATCGCTTTAAATTACTGTTCTCTCGACTAAAACATCCAGACAAActaattggccgtttttatactacagACGCATAATGCGAACTTAAATAACGAACTAAAAGACGTATTCAAATAAATTGCCCAAAGTTTTCCAGACGCACCATGCGTGTCCAGTGTAAAAGTCTGAAAAGTGGTCATTAACTCCACCATCACAAGTTTCATCGCTGTAAAGGCATCTGCCTGTTTCCTCGGCAGCCGAAACAAATGTATTTCACGGACACTGAGGCTAGGCCTCAACTGATGCTCTACGGAGACAACTTAATAACTATGATCATCCAAGCAGATCAAAGTTACCATCCAGCCCGGCTCTAGGTAATAGCCATTTTATTGCCGTGGAACGTCGACCTTTCCGGACCGTCAAATGTAACTATGTATTTCTTTCCCTGTTTCAGACTAAGTAGGAATTTTGTCTATGGCAACTACCTTTCAAGTCACCATTTTAGCCTCAGAGTGGGGATCAACCAAAGGTGGACTTTCGACCATAAACAGAGAGTTGGCCATACAGTTAGCTAAATTTCATGATGTCAAGATCACTTTCTTTTTACCAAAATGCTCCGACGAAGATAAGAAGATAGCTCTCAGCAATGGCATAACGATTCGTGAGGCAACACCACTGCCTGGGTTTGAAGAACTGGACTGGCTTAGCTTTCCACCAGATCCAGAGCATTTGCCAATAGACGTCATAGTTGGTCATGGAGTGAAACTTGGTCGCCAAGCACAAGTTATCCGCAATTCTCACAAATGTCAGTGGGTTCAAGTAGTTCACACTGACCCAGAGAAACTAGGCATGTTCAAAGATTATGAGAATCCAATCTCAAAGGGCGAAGAGAAACACAATGACGAAGTGAAGCTTTGCGAAATGGCGGATTTTGTTGTGGCAGTCGGGCCCAAGCTGGCAGACGCCTTTCGCCAATATCTCCGCAGTTGTCAAAAACATCCAGATGTTTTTGACTTCACTCCTGGTATTTTTGATGAATTTGTCAGTGTTCGACAAGTTCCTAAAGACGGAAGACACTGCAGTGTCTTAGTGTTTGGTCGTGGAGATGCTGAAGACTTCAATTTAAAAGGGTTTGACATTGGAGCAAGATCTGTTGCGGCATTACCTGAAGCTAATCTAATATTTGTTGGAGCAC encodes:
- the LOC137997712 gene encoding D-inositol 3-phosphate glycosyltransferase-like, whose product is MATTFQVTILASEWGSTKGGLSTINRELAIQLAKFHDVKITFFLPKCSDEDKKIALSNGITIREATPLPGFEELDWLSFPPDPEHLPIDVIVGHGVKLGRQAQVIRNSHKCQWVQVVHTDPEKLGMFKDYENPISKGEEKHNDEVKLCEMADFVVAVGPKLADAFRQYLRSCQKHPDVFDFTPGIFDEFVSVRQVPKDGRHCSVLVFGRGDAEDFNLKGFDIGARSVAALPEANLIFVGAPNGKQQEVANRLLECGIPKNRLKVRSYVKTREELKRLFHEVDLVLMPSRTEGFGLTGLEALSAGLPVIVSNNSGFGEALSNVPFGDFFVIDPDDVNAWVAITKRIWNKDRETRLYEVKSLRNFYTEKYSWGKQSKDLLEKMKNLLRGGYLEAQNS
- the LOC137997714 gene encoding uncharacterized protein, giving the protein MRITNIRYGRLVFIAVATILILFMCLLAQFSFRSSGGKGILDHAKEHFHYWFQKTVFKHNWEDINCRKKRANETVVEESWVLELSKQLNLHIKGTSVFDSNTGCNEWLKVIRKTYPDIKIGGAHRDQYAVEYAKRLFNDTPATFGTIDPNGRLTFLPDSTTFSHAINYGGLKDLGDKKIQCNLVRDLLRILKPGGSLYLGHNVEEDECHVLDKYSNVALPGCYWSEMCLKNRSDIAEIYYIKEKDLFGAHSQIDDCYTAVFIHKKVIISKGNDGREDRTPRYIPHEKMYYCKEKEAGSDTLPGKLNAAIMHMKSKHVAFPGGMLQGYKLVKNLYNSRENISHT